The region CTGTCCATCCTGACCGCTTCGCCATCTCGAACCTCTCTCGAAAGTGGTACAGAAAAACTATCCTAAATGGATCTATGAGGCTGGTCTTCTTTCGCCTATCTTGGTCTTCAGGGAAAACGAGATTTTTACAAGGAGAGCAGGCATGACCCTCACCGACCGCCTTGCCTATATCCTCGCCGTCGTCTGCTACGCTCCTCTTCCGGCAATCGCCGCCTCACCTCAGGCTCCAGCGCAAAACCAAGAACCGCCGCCACAAGTCGAGACGGTTTTCTCGCATCCTCTACCGTCACTCGACGGAAGTCATCTCATCGTTAAGGTTGTTCGCGTGAGCTACGCTCCGGGGGAGTCCTCATCGCCCCACAGCCACCCCTGCCCCGTTGTGGGGTATGTCCTTCAGGGCGCCGTGCGCATGCAGGTGCAGGAGCCTTCCGCCTCCCATCCGGGGCCGATTACTGTCTACCGAGCGGGGGACAGCTTTTATGAATCTCCCGGGGGCCGGCACCTCGTCTCCGCCAACGCCAGCAAGAC is a window of Edaphobacter sp. 12200R-103 DNA encoding:
- a CDS encoding cupin domain-containing protein — encoded protein: MTLTDRLAYILAVVCYAPLPAIAASPQAPAQNQEPPPQVETVFSHPLPSLDGSHLIVKVVRVSYAPGESSSPHSHPCPVVGYVLQGAVRMQVQEPSASHPGPITVYRAGDSFYESPGGRHLVSANASKTQPAIFTATFVCDHFTPLTTPVDGGEPHP